In Takifugu flavidus isolate HTHZ2018 chromosome 5, ASM371156v2, whole genome shotgun sequence, the following proteins share a genomic window:
- the slc6a4b gene encoding solute carrier family 6 member 4b, whose translation MASGPTHHGSPNAAYSSNSAAPVPVITQTDSRDKWSKKMDFLLSVIGFAVDLGNVWRFPYICYQNGGGAFLIPYVLMAIFGGVPLFYMELALGQFHRTGAISIWKHICPIFKGIGYAICVIALYVSFYYNTIIAWALFYFYSSFSSILPWTNCDNVWNTPDCTNYFGMDNITWTNSSRSPAEEFYTRNVLELHKSSGLKNLGGVRWQLMLCLFLIFTIVYFSLWKGVKTSGKVVWVTATLPYIVLFILLIRGATLPGAWKGVVFYLKPQWDKLLETSVWVDAAAQIFFSLGPGFGVLLALSSYNPFTNNCYRDAIVTSLVNCLTSFVSGFVIFTVLGYMAEMRKVEVEDVARDKGPSLLFITYPEAIANMMGSTFFAIIFFVMMIMLGLDSTFGGLEAIITAVLDEYPDQLYHRRELFVLCLVVVCFLGSLSTLTNGGAYVVKLLEEFGVGCSIIVLGFLEAIAVSWFYGINRFSNDIQAMLGKAPGLFWRVCWVAISPAFLAFIIISSLLKVPQLTLFDYKYPDWSITVGYLIGFSSFMWIPIYMVYKLVWTPGSLKQRLAVCLRPERTIPELHADSLHMTTMP comes from the exons ATGGCCAGCGGTCCGACCCACCACGGCTCCCCGAACGCCGCCTACAGCTCCAACAGCGCGGCGCCGGTGCCGGTCATTACGCAGACGGACTCCAGGGACAAATGGAGCAAAAAGATGGATTTTCTCTTGTCTGTCATCGGTTTTGCGGTGGACCTGGGAAACGTTTGGAGGTTTCCGTACATATGTTATCAAAACGGCGGCG GTGCCTTCCTCATTCCCTATGTTCTGATGGCCATCTTTGGTGGGGTGCCGCTCTTTTACATGGAGCTGGCACTGGGACAGTTCCACAGAACCGGAGCCATTTCCATATGGAAACACATCTGTCCCATTTTCAAAG GTATAGGATACGCCATCTGCGTCATCGCCCTGTATGTGTCCTTCTACTACAACACCATCATCGCCTGGGCGCTCTTCTACTTCtactcctccttctccagcatCTTGCCCTGGACAAACTGTGACAATGTGTGGAACACCCCCGACTGTACCAATTACTTCGGGATGGACAACATCACCTGGACAAATTCCTCCAGGTCTCCAGCAGAGGAATTTTACAC GAGGAACGTTTTGGAGCTCCACAAATCGTCGGGCCTGAAAAACCTTGGTGGCGTCCGCTGGCAGCTGATGCTCTGTCTGTTCCTCATTTTCACTATTGTGTACTTCAGCCTCTGGAAAGGCGTGAAAACCTCAGGGAAG GTGGTGTGGGTGACCGCTACGTTGCCCTACATTGTGCTTTTCATCCTATTGATTCGAGGCGCCACTCTTCCGGGAGCCTGGAAAGGCGTCGTGTTTTACCTAAAGCCCCAGTGGGACAAGCTTCTGGAGACCAGT GTGTGGGTGGATGCGGCGGCGCAGATCTTTTTCTCTCTGGGGCCCGGGTTCGGGGTGCTGCTGGCTCTCTCCAGCTACAACCCTTTCACAAATAACTGTTACCG GGACGCCATTGTGACCAGCCTGGTTAACTGTTTGACAAGCTTTGTGTCGGGGTTCGTTATCTTCACCGTGCTGGGCTACATGGCGGAGAtgaggaaggtggaggtggaggacgtcGCCAGGGACAAAG GACCGAGTTTACTCTTCATCACTTACCCGGAAGCCATCGCAAACATGATGGGCTCGACTTTTTTCGCCATCATCTTCTTTGTGATGATGATCATGCTGGGGCTGGACAGCACG TTTGGTGGACTGGAGGCAATCATCACGGCCGTGCTGGACGAATACCCCGACCAGCTCTACCACAGGCGGGAACTTTTTGTCCTCTGCTTGGTAGTGGTTTGCTTTTTGGGCTCTCTGAGCACCCTTACAAAT GGCGGTGCCTACGTGGTCAAGCTGCTGGAGGAATTTGGTGTCGGGTGCTCCATTATCGTGCTGGGGTTCCTCGAGGCCATCGCTGTATCATGGTTCTACG GTATCAACAGATTTAGCAACGACATCCAGGCCATGCTGGGCAAAGCCCCGGGGTTATTCTGGAGGGTGTGCTGGGTCGCCATCAGTCCGGCCTTTCTAGCG TTTATCATCATCAGCTCCCTCCTGAAGGTCCCACAGCTCACTCTGTTCGACTACAAGTATCCCGACTGGAGCATCACGGTGGGGTACCTCATcggcttctcctccttcatgtgGATCCCCATCTACATGGTCTACAAACTGGTGTGGACGCCTGGCTCTCTGAAACAG AGGTTGGCCGTTTGTCTCAGACCAGAGAGGACCATCCCAGAACTCCACGCCGACAGCCTCCACATGACCACCATGCCATGA
- the ankrd13a gene encoding ankyrin repeat domain-containing protein 13A, translated as MSTANISDDIRVKFPLHSAVWENDYRKLEEQIRIPQNDIEAVDPRGRTPLHLAVSLGHLESVRVLLRHNASVTKENASNWTVLQEAVSTGDPEMVQLVLQRRDYLKASTALGGVPELLAKIRESPDFYMEMKWEFTSWIPLLSRVCPSDVCRIWKSGANLRVDATLLGFENMTWIRGRRSYIFRGDDSCAELMEVNHDDEVVDTERFNISQEMEDVTLESMQPAEQEVAKRLTTPIVNTYLDTKEIAFERNKSGIWGWRTEKSEVVNGFEAKVFSVNNVNVVIRTRTEHLTDEEKARIKSERNILESLLGTVEQHISAQGDMTMEYATATNPTAITPDEYFDPNFELGNRDIGRPIEMSIRTQKFKGTLWMSEDHPLSLVEQVTPIIDLMARTSSHFARLRDFVTLKFPPGFPVKIEIPLFHVLNARITFGSVNKCSTDAELKTTPAVTPTSTGEDEEAAELSSFQVCPSVFEVPDSYHRRGGSRHAPVSSNDEELLQYAIHQSLLESRRAPSQEVIWEDTDTDVMTRSQSDRSLPEGAPVEYGDTSSPSSSMSASSPDTDLRLAMELSAQAQAEEERMRKQEEEELERILQLSLTEK; from the exons ATGTCCACGGCTAACATTAGCGACGACATCAGAGTGAAGTTTCCTCTGCATTCCGCAGTGTGGGAGAACGATTACAGGAAACTAGAAGAACAAATACGGATCCCACAG AATGACATTGAGGCTGTTGATCCCCGGGGTCGGACACCTCTGCACCTCGCTGTCTCGCTCGGTCACCTGGAGTCTGTGCGAGTCCTCCTCCGACACAATGCGTCTGTGACTAAAGAAAACGCCAGCAATTGGACAG TGCTCCAGGAGGCTGTCAGCACTGGCGATCCGGAAATGGTTCAGTTAGTGCTTCAGCGCAGAGACTACCTCAAAGCCTCCACTGCACTGGGAGGAGTGCCTGAGCTGTTGGCCAAGATTCGAGAG TCTCCAGACTTTTATATGGAAATGAAATGGGAGTTCACCAGTTGGA TCCCTCTTCTGTCACGCGTTTGTCCGAGCGATGTTTGTCGCATCTGGAAAAGCGGCGCGAACCTGCGGGTAGATGCCACCCTCCTCGGCTTTGAAAACATGACGTGGATCAGAGGACGCAGGAGCTACATCTTCAGGGGGGATG ATTCATGCGCAGAGCTGATGGAGGTGAACCATGATGATGAAGTGGTGGACACCGAACGCTTCAACATCTCCCAGGAAATGGAGGATGTTACGCTAGAGTCCATGCAGCCAgcggaacaggaagtggccaaAAGGCTGACTACTCCTATTGTCAATACCTATTTGGACACCAAGGAAATTGCTTTTGAAAG GAATAAGTCTGGGATTTGGGGCTGGAGAACCGAAAAGTCAGAAGTCGTCAACGGATTTGAAGCAAAG gttttcagCGTGAATAATGTAAACGTGGTCATCAGGACAAGGACAGAGCATCTCACAGATGAGGAGAAAGCCAGGATAAAAA GTGAACGAAACATTTTAGAGTCTCTGCTTGGTACTGTGGAGCAGCACATAAGTGCACAAGGG GACATGACTATGGAGTATGCAACTGCCACCAATCCCACTGCCATCACTCCAGACGAATACTTTGATCCCAATTTTGAACTCGGGAATAGAGACATCGGCCGGCCCATTGAAATGAGCATCCGAACACAGAA GTTTAAAGGTACCTTGTGGATGAGTGAGGATCATCCCCTCTCCCTGGTGGAGCAGGTGACCCCTATTATTGACCTCATGGCACGAACCAGCTCTCACTTTGCACGTCTGCGGGACTTTGTAACCTTGAAATTCCCTCCAGGATTTCCTGTTAAAATCG AAATCCCCCTGTTTCACGTCCTGAATGCCAGGATCACATTCGGTAGCGTGAACAAGTGCAGCACTGATGCGGAGCTCAAAACGACACCAGCAGTGACGCCAACATCcacaggagaggatgaagaagctgcag AATTGTCTTCATTTCAGGTGTGTCCTTCAGTGTTCGAGGTGCCTGACAGTTACCACCGACGAGGCGGCAGTCGACACGCGCCCGTGTCCAGTAATGACGAGGAGCTCCTGCAGTACGCCATCCACCAAAGTCTCCTGGAGTCTCGCAGAGCCCCCAGCCAG GAAGTGATCTGGGAGGATACAGACACTGATGTCATGACCAGAAGCCAGAGTGACAG AAGCCTCCCAGAGGGGGCGCCAGTGGAGTACGGAGacacctccagcccctccagctCCATGTCAGCCTCCAGCCCTGACACCGATCTCCGCCTCGCCATGGAGCTCTCTGCGCAGGCTCAagccgaggaggagaggatgaggaagcaggaggaagaggagctggagaggataCTGCAGCTATCGCTTACTGAGAAGTAG